The following coding sequences lie in one Alicyclobacillus curvatus genomic window:
- a CDS encoding xanthine dehydrogenase family protein subunit M — MIPSTFAYERVSTIAEAIERLQASGGEAKLLAGGHSLLPMMKLRLSSPSTLIDISGIKELYGIVREPDAIVVGALTTHAEVARSQMVRDRLPMLAEAAFKIGDLQVRNRGTIGGNLAHADPASDLPAVALALDADITLITVDGEQSIPAEEFFLGPLITAMPEHSVVKNVKFRLPPQSAKTVYEKVPHPASGYAVVGVAAVVAVDSENVVTHVQIGVTGAADVAYRARAVEDALLGQEFTEDSMKSAADLAAVDGMIASDLYASEEYRTQLCKVYTLRALQRIGAL; from the coding sequence GTGATCCCATCCACTTTTGCATATGAACGCGTAAGTACGATAGCGGAAGCGATAGAACGGTTGCAGGCAAGCGGCGGCGAGGCCAAGCTGCTGGCTGGCGGGCACAGCCTGTTGCCGATGATGAAACTGCGATTGTCGAGCCCAAGCACGCTCATTGATATCAGCGGCATCAAGGAACTGTACGGCATTGTTCGGGAGCCGGACGCGATTGTCGTCGGGGCATTGACGACGCATGCAGAAGTCGCACGCAGTCAGATGGTGCGTGACCGGCTGCCGATGCTCGCGGAAGCTGCGTTCAAAATTGGTGATCTTCAGGTCCGCAACCGCGGGACAATAGGGGGGAACCTGGCTCACGCCGATCCGGCGTCTGACTTACCCGCAGTGGCCCTCGCACTCGACGCAGACATAACCCTCATCACCGTTGACGGTGAGCAGTCGATACCTGCTGAGGAGTTCTTTCTCGGCCCGCTCATCACTGCGATGCCGGAGCACAGTGTCGTCAAGAACGTGAAGTTTCGCCTGCCTCCACAGTCGGCAAAGACGGTTTATGAGAAGGTGCCCCATCCTGCTTCAGGTTACGCCGTCGTCGGAGTTGCCGCTGTCGTGGCCGTGGACTCTGAGAACGTTGTGACACACGTGCAGATTGGCGTCACAGGTGCTGCGGACGTCGCTTACCGGGCACGGGCCGTAGAAGATGCCCTGTTGGGGCAGGAGTTTACCGAAGACTCCATGAAGTCTGCAGCCGACCTGGCTGCCGTCGACGGCATGATTGCCTCCGACTTGTACGCCTCAGAAGAGTACCGAACCCAGTTGTGTAAGGTATACACGCTTCGCGCGTTACAGCGGATAGGGGCTTTATGA
- a CDS encoding multidrug effflux MFS transporter → MTEPAPSQLIGTAGRKYLTAAILGFLSAVAPLSIDMYLPALPTLGRDLHAATSVAQLSLTACLVGLAVGQLLGGPISDARGRRTPLLIGTAVYTAASMLCAVTNSIYLLIILRLVQGLAGSVGLVISRAIVRDLFEGHEMTEFFALLMLVNGVAPIAAPILGGQILRFGSWHDVFIVLTALGCLMFISVWFGLPESLPKSKRQLGGIRHTSTTVGMLLRDKHFIGYSFTIGLVFAAMFAYISGSPFVLQGMFGLSPQMFSVAFATNGLGIIIAGQISARLSRRYGETKVLVGGLMLACAASLVFLVMLALKAPLTGVLPPLFFIVCTVGIVGPTATSLAMQEQGNRAGSAAAVIGVPQMLMGAITAPLVGIMGSHADMPLGVVVLLCDVAAALCYVVLVRLSAHTPSASAAGN, encoded by the coding sequence ATGACCGAACCTGCACCGTCGCAACTTATTGGTACAGCGGGTCGGAAGTATCTGACCGCAGCTATCCTGGGATTTCTCTCGGCAGTAGCGCCGTTGTCGATTGATATGTACCTGCCGGCTTTGCCTACTCTTGGTCGAGACCTGCACGCCGCCACATCGGTAGCGCAGTTGAGCCTGACAGCCTGTCTAGTTGGTCTTGCAGTGGGCCAGTTACTCGGTGGTCCCATCAGCGATGCCAGAGGTCGCCGTACGCCACTTCTCATTGGCACAGCCGTATATACGGCCGCCTCGATGCTGTGCGCTGTTACCAACTCGATTTATTTGCTCATCATCTTGCGGCTCGTGCAGGGGCTCGCAGGTTCAGTCGGTCTTGTCATCTCCAGAGCTATCGTTCGTGATCTATTTGAAGGCCATGAAATGACAGAGTTCTTTGCACTGTTGATGCTCGTGAACGGCGTTGCACCGATTGCCGCGCCCATTCTCGGCGGTCAAATACTGCGCTTTGGTTCCTGGCACGACGTTTTTATCGTTCTGACCGCCCTTGGCTGTTTGATGTTCATCAGTGTTTGGTTTGGACTTCCCGAAAGTCTGCCAAAGAGCAAACGTCAGCTCGGCGGGATTCGTCATACGTCAACAACAGTTGGCATGCTGTTGCGAGACAAACACTTTATTGGTTACTCGTTCACAATTGGTCTCGTTTTTGCCGCGATGTTCGCGTACATTTCCGGGTCACCGTTTGTACTGCAGGGTATGTTCGGTCTTTCCCCGCAGATGTTTAGTGTGGCATTCGCCACCAACGGCCTTGGTATCATCATCGCGGGGCAAATTTCGGCTCGCCTCTCGCGTCGATATGGGGAAACAAAGGTTTTGGTGGGTGGACTCATGCTTGCTTGCGCGGCAAGTCTGGTATTCCTAGTCATGCTTGCCCTGAAAGCCCCGCTTACAGGTGTATTGCCGCCGCTGTTTTTCATCGTCTGTACGGTAGGCATCGTGGGTCCGACTGCAACGTCACTGGCCATGCAGGAACAAGGCAATCGTGCAGGCAGCGCAGCGGCTGTGATTGGGGTTCCCCAAATGCTGATGGGAGCGATTACCGCCCCGCTGGTTGGTATCATGGGGAGTCATGCGGATATGCCGCTCGGCGTTGTCGTCCTTCTCTGCGATGTGGCGGCCGCCCTCTGCTACGTCGTCCTCGTTCGCTTGTCTGCGCATACACCTTCTGCTTCGGCGGCCGGCAACTAG
- a CDS encoding dipeptidase yields MEEWISYLSQNEARHQSEFAQFLTIPSVSTLQEHKSDVLRAADWLASRMQSAGLEHVKICETDGYPVVYADWLHAEGAPTILLYGHYDVQPADPLALWQTPPFQPELRDGRLYARGASDMKGNVLLMVNACEAHLKTSGKLPVNIKFMIEGEEEIGSPSLPTWIRENQQKIACDFAASADSAQVSLQIPTVIVGTKGLCAIQVDLKTGKTDLHSGIAGGAVYNAIHVMSDIIHSMRDADGHIAVAGFYDDIVEPSAAHREMCARFPMSDEAFRESIGAAKLVHEPSYTATESMWFRPTLEVNGMWGGFQDEGVKTVIPCEAHAKISCRLVAGQRPADIIEKLQAHIASHTPEGVEVTTVPFAGSADPYLLEENHPVLQAADAALKDATGASAIHIRMGATVPVLGILKDNIGVDTVSLGFSGLNDGMHAPNESVDVAGYHLGARVYAYFFEHLGKSSLL; encoded by the coding sequence TTGGAAGAATGGATATCGTATTTATCGCAGAACGAAGCGAGGCATCAGAGCGAATTTGCTCAGTTTCTTACTATCCCTAGTGTTTCCACTTTGCAAGAGCACAAAAGTGATGTGCTCCGTGCAGCAGACTGGCTAGCATCCCGCATGCAATCAGCTGGGCTCGAACATGTCAAAATCTGTGAAACAGATGGGTACCCCGTTGTTTACGCCGACTGGTTGCATGCGGAAGGCGCGCCGACAATACTGCTTTATGGGCACTACGATGTTCAGCCAGCCGATCCGCTTGCATTGTGGCAAACTCCACCATTCCAACCAGAACTTCGCGATGGCCGTTTGTATGCTCGCGGAGCGAGCGACATGAAGGGTAATGTTCTACTCATGGTCAATGCCTGTGAGGCTCATCTGAAGACGAGCGGAAAACTACCAGTCAACATTAAGTTTATGATTGAGGGTGAAGAGGAAATCGGCAGCCCGTCTTTACCAACGTGGATTAGAGAAAATCAACAAAAGATTGCCTGTGACTTTGCCGCAAGCGCAGATTCAGCGCAGGTCTCTTTGCAAATACCGACCGTCATTGTTGGAACCAAAGGACTTTGTGCCATCCAAGTCGACCTGAAAACGGGCAAAACGGACTTGCACTCTGGGATTGCCGGTGGAGCGGTCTACAACGCCATCCATGTGATGTCAGACATCATTCACTCCATGCGCGATGCGGACGGCCACATTGCCGTCGCTGGATTTTACGACGACATCGTTGAACCGAGTGCGGCTCATCGCGAAATGTGCGCCAGGTTCCCGATGTCCGACGAAGCGTTTCGCGAATCTATCGGTGCTGCCAAGCTCGTGCACGAGCCGAGCTATACAGCGACTGAATCAATGTGGTTTCGCCCCACACTCGAGGTCAACGGCATGTGGGGAGGGTTTCAAGATGAGGGTGTGAAAACCGTCATTCCTTGTGAAGCGCATGCTAAAATCTCCTGCCGTCTCGTCGCAGGCCAGCGCCCGGCAGACATCATTGAAAAGCTCCAGGCTCACATTGCCAGCCACACACCAGAGGGTGTAGAAGTGACGACTGTCCCGTTTGCAGGCAGTGCGGATCCATACCTGCTTGAAGAAAATCACCCTGTCCTGCAAGCCGCCGATGCCGCACTAAAGGACGCCACGGGGGCGTCTGCGATTCACATACGGATGGGTGCTACTGTGCCGGTTCTCGGTATACTGAAGGACAACATCGGGGTGGATACCGTCTCGCTTGGATTCTCCGGTCTAAACGACGGGATGCACGCCCCAAATGAATCTGTCGACGTTGCCGGGTATCATCTAGGGGCCCGTGTCTACGCTTATTTCTTTGAACATCTCGGCAAATCATCACTGCTTTAA
- a CDS encoding MoxR family ATPase, whose amino-acid sequence MNDPSQVQRLLTEHGYFPSSALATALFLTIQLKRPLFLEGEPGVGKTELAKVIAAALGRPLLRLQCYEGLDRQAALYEWNYQKQLLHIRIAEATHGGMAGQGTVGQGTVGQESVEGQVAQSRQALENELFTEAFLLRRPLLSAIAADTPAPVLLIDEVDRADEAFEAFLLELLGEFQVTIPELGTIRAKERPLVILTSNRTREVHDALKRRCFYQWIDYPTFERELEILLAKVPDVATEVARRAVAFVQRLRQEPLFKRPGVAETVHWAEALAALGARQLNPDSVTDTLGCLLKYKDDFDFLTQQRGDTGSRLTVLAHEVGRT is encoded by the coding sequence ATGAACGACCCAAGTCAGGTACAGAGACTACTTACAGAACACGGTTACTTCCCGAGTTCGGCACTCGCAACCGCCCTGTTCCTGACGATTCAATTGAAACGTCCATTGTTCCTTGAGGGTGAACCGGGGGTCGGGAAAACCGAACTGGCAAAGGTGATTGCCGCGGCCCTCGGCCGCCCTTTGCTGCGTTTGCAGTGCTACGAAGGACTCGATAGGCAAGCCGCGCTCTATGAGTGGAACTATCAAAAGCAGTTGCTGCACATTCGCATCGCGGAGGCAACGCATGGAGGGATGGCAGGGCAAGGGACGGTAGGGCAAGGGACGGTAGGGCAAGAGTCGGTCGAGGGACAGGTGGCGCAGAGTCGACAGGCACTCGAGAACGAATTGTTCACCGAGGCGTTTCTGCTGCGCAGACCTTTGCTGTCCGCGATTGCTGCAGACACGCCTGCGCCCGTGCTTCTGATTGATGAAGTCGATAGGGCTGACGAAGCGTTCGAGGCCTTTCTCCTTGAACTTTTGGGAGAATTCCAAGTGACCATTCCTGAGCTTGGCACCATCCGGGCGAAAGAACGTCCGCTCGTGATTTTGACAAGCAACCGTACACGTGAAGTCCACGATGCGTTGAAGCGGCGGTGCTTTTATCAGTGGATAGACTATCCCACGTTTGAGAGGGAACTTGAAATTCTGCTCGCCAAAGTGCCTGATGTCGCTACGGAAGTGGCACGGCGTGCCGTGGCGTTTGTTCAGCGGCTGCGTCAGGAGCCGCTGTTCAAGCGTCCCGGCGTGGCTGAGACAGTGCACTGGGCTGAGGCTCTTGCGGCGCTCGGGGCACGGCAGCTAAACCCCGACAGCGTAACGGACACACTCGGGTGTCTGCTGAAGTACAAGGACGATTTCGATTTTCTCACTCAGCAGAGAGGCGACACGGGTTCACGGTTGACGGTTCTTGCGCACGAGGTGGGGAGAACGTGA
- a CDS encoding VWA domain-containing protein encodes MTRDKTTVDTTGSTTGNTARNLTAFLRGLRKMGLRIGSDEEQVVLQVIDQVGWDSESVCKDAVAAAVVKNPAEYPLFIMAWQQFWLLLRRRGDSWVARQTLMSSVLAQKSHRHRHPDVIWMGRRAQQSEQGEPDAPDTFSVIVKGSESREETLRQKDFADLTETEMEQVLRFLRHVRPIIRRSRKSLVSPLGRELDLSATLRRAGGTGEPIQLVYRKRQQSPRPVVIICDVSGSMDPYSRVMLRFAHALSMQDWDIEVFVFSTRLTRVTRWLTIADANDALKALTDHVLHLSGGTRLAETLEVFYSEYARTVLFKGAVTLLVTDGFDTGSAEQLRAQLARLRRMSYQLIWLNPLAGHEDYTPTAGGAKVLTEFADIALPAHNFDALEQAWTTVAKLRHRGLRDVYHTGAENTRDAHSQVAHEHATQTDTAQTRDKYAHGADTHDADTHDADAHDVKQQLQRES; translated from the coding sequence GTGACGAGGGACAAAACAACGGTGGACACCACGGGCAGCACGACGGGCAACACCGCCCGCAATCTGACGGCTTTCCTGCGTGGACTGCGGAAAATGGGTCTTCGCATCGGGAGCGATGAGGAGCAGGTTGTCCTTCAGGTTATCGACCAGGTGGGGTGGGATTCAGAATCGGTGTGTAAGGACGCCGTTGCTGCTGCAGTGGTGAAAAACCCGGCTGAATACCCTTTGTTTATTATGGCATGGCAGCAGTTCTGGCTGCTGTTACGGCGTAGAGGTGATTCGTGGGTTGCAAGACAGACCTTAATGTCGAGTGTCCTTGCGCAAAAATCGCATCGGCACAGGCATCCCGACGTCATCTGGATGGGTCGACGGGCACAGCAGAGCGAGCAGGGTGAGCCAGATGCACCTGACACCTTCTCTGTGATTGTAAAGGGTTCCGAAAGCCGTGAGGAGACCCTCCGTCAGAAGGACTTTGCGGACCTGACAGAGACGGAGATGGAGCAAGTGTTGAGGTTTTTGCGCCACGTTCGACCCATCATACGTCGAAGCCGGAAGAGCCTGGTCAGTCCACTTGGACGCGAGTTGGACCTATCTGCAACGCTCAGACGGGCAGGAGGCACGGGGGAGCCCATTCAACTCGTTTATCGGAAGCGGCAACAAAGCCCTCGGCCTGTTGTCATCATCTGTGATGTGAGCGGATCGATGGACCCTTACAGCCGAGTGATGCTCCGGTTTGCCCATGCACTCTCCATGCAGGACTGGGACATTGAGGTGTTTGTCTTTAGCACGCGGTTGACACGAGTGACAAGGTGGCTCACCATTGCGGACGCGAATGACGCCTTAAAGGCACTGACAGACCACGTGCTGCACCTCTCTGGAGGTACGCGGCTAGCCGAAACACTGGAGGTGTTTTACAGCGAGTATGCCCGGACAGTTCTCTTTAAAGGAGCCGTCACATTGCTTGTGACCGATGGGTTCGATACCGGATCGGCGGAACAGCTAAGGGCCCAGTTGGCGCGACTGCGTCGCATGTCGTACCAACTGATTTGGCTGAACCCTTTAGCGGGCCACGAGGATTACACACCGACCGCAGGCGGGGCCAAGGTATTGACCGAGTTTGCCGATATCGCTTTGCCCGCGCACAATTTCGATGCGCTGGAGCAGGCCTGGACCACGGTTGCGAAACTTCGTCATCGGGGGCTCCGTGATGTCTACCATACCGGCGCTGAAAACACGCGCGATGCGCATAGTCAAGTTGCGCATGAGCACGCCACTCAGACGGACACTGCCCAGACTCGAGATAAATACGCGCATGGTGCAGATACGCATGATGCAGACACGCATGATGCAGATGCGCACGATGTAAAACAGCAGCTGCAGCGGGAGAGCTAG
- a CDS encoding zf-HC2 domain-containing protein yields the protein MQCDMDSQRLSAYLDGEVSDSEAHAIRAHLDKCVACQDELAQLQQLTHRIQESIRTTTVPEDLQEHILLAITELHQAVQARRVLLLYGCCLALVVAGVSWLAFSPLGNFVRLMLRLAFAAGHSALRLVATGGVVWPTVIVVLSILLGGASVTAVVRMLRSSEVTV from the coding sequence ATGCAGTGTGACATGGATTCGCAAAGACTGTCGGCATATCTGGACGGGGAAGTCTCCGACTCTGAAGCACACGCCATTCGGGCCCATCTCGACAAGTGTGTCGCGTGTCAGGATGAACTTGCACAGTTGCAACAGCTAACGCATCGGATACAGGAGTCCATACGTACGACTACCGTCCCTGAAGACCTGCAAGAGCACATTCTTCTCGCCATTACAGAACTTCACCAAGCCGTGCAGGCTCGCCGAGTGCTCCTCCTGTACGGATGCTGCCTCGCACTTGTTGTTGCCGGGGTGTCTTGGCTAGCCTTCTCACCCCTTGGGAACTTCGTTCGCCTGATGTTGCGACTGGCGTTTGCAGCGGGGCATAGTGCCTTACGTCTTGTGGCAACAGGAGGGGTCGTGTGGCCGACAGTGATTGTGGTGCTGAGTATCTTGCTTGGCGGTGCTTCGGTGACCGCTGTAGTGCGAATGCTCCGGTCAAGTGAGGTTACGGTATGA
- a CDS encoding RNA polymerase sigma factor — translation MTEDDVLLIRIAKRGNPDAFARIVANYRNFVYRTAYGVLHHNTDAEDVTQETFIKVYQSLRSLRDEKTFPVWLARITVRNALDWRARHLRYKLEPLEDSQATSGVNPHHQTDIRMEVEHAMQQLGDDYRTILVLRELHGFSYEELADILDLPVGTVRSRLHYARIQLREQLQKERRD, via the coding sequence TTGACAGAAGATGATGTTCTTTTGATTCGAATCGCCAAACGCGGCAATCCTGACGCATTTGCAAGGATTGTTGCAAACTATAGAAACTTCGTATACCGGACTGCGTACGGGGTACTTCACCATAACACAGACGCCGAAGACGTGACTCAGGAAACGTTTATTAAAGTCTATCAGTCTCTGAGAAGTTTGCGAGACGAAAAGACCTTTCCGGTTTGGCTCGCCCGCATCACCGTTCGCAATGCACTGGATTGGCGAGCGCGGCATTTGCGGTACAAACTCGAGCCGCTGGAAGACAGCCAGGCGACGAGCGGTGTAAACCCTCATCATCAGACAGATATCCGGATGGAGGTTGAGCACGCGATGCAACAATTGGGCGATGACTACCGCACCATTCTCGTTCTCCGGGAACTACATGGATTTAGCTACGAGGAATTGGCAGATATTCTCGACTTGCCAGTCGGCACGGTTCGTTCACGACTCCACTACGCTCGAATTCAGCTTCGAGAACAACTCCAAAAAGAAAGGAGAGATTGA
- a CDS encoding carbon monoxide dehydrogenase subunit G, with product MKITFQHTYAANREQVWALLQDEDALVRTLPGCKRLHLVGDGLYETELGLDVGPINGLFAGHVQMSELEAPARYRLKLSGRGKPGELSADSWIFLEDNHGKTVVTCDADAQVSGLLASVGQRVTGSVARMLLGRFFKNVETELRRSAG from the coding sequence ATGAAGATTACGTTTCAGCACACGTATGCAGCGAACCGGGAACAGGTCTGGGCTTTGCTGCAGGATGAGGATGCATTGGTGCGTACGCTACCTGGATGCAAGCGCCTTCATTTGGTCGGGGATGGCTTGTATGAAACGGAACTTGGGCTCGATGTTGGTCCCATTAATGGACTGTTTGCCGGGCATGTGCAGATGAGTGAACTGGAAGCACCGGCTCGATATCGTTTGAAACTTAGTGGTCGTGGAAAGCCGGGAGAACTCAGTGCCGACTCCTGGATCTTCCTCGAAGATAACCATGGAAAGACGGTGGTTACATGTGATGCGGATGCACAAGTATCAGGTCTGCTTGCATCGGTGGGACAACGGGTGACAGGAAGCGTCGCAAGAATGTTACTGGGCCGCTTCTTCAAGAACGTGGAAACCGAGTTGCGGAGATCTGCAGGCTAG
- a CDS encoding (2Fe-2S)-binding protein produces MDQKHPVILMVNGSQRSLEVEPRQLLVHALRDNLGLTGTHVGCDTSQCGACTVLVNGEAVKSCTMLTVQADGCEVTTVEGLGDMEHLHPVQEGFWEQHGLQCGFCTPGAMMTAVGLLKHNPNPSEEEIREGLEGVICRCTGYQNIVKAVQYAARKLGEREVEVEIATAAPGAEA; encoded by the coding sequence ATGGATCAGAAACACCCTGTGATCTTGATGGTAAACGGATCACAACGTTCCCTTGAAGTTGAACCGCGTCAACTGCTCGTGCATGCCTTGCGGGATAATCTCGGGCTGACTGGCACCCACGTGGGCTGTGACACGAGTCAATGCGGTGCGTGCACTGTGCTGGTCAACGGCGAAGCGGTAAAGTCCTGCACGATGCTCACGGTTCAGGCAGATGGCTGCGAGGTTACAACGGTGGAGGGCCTTGGTGACATGGAACATCTACATCCGGTACAGGAGGGGTTTTGGGAACAGCACGGCCTCCAGTGCGGATTTTGTACACCAGGAGCCATGATGACGGCCGTTGGGTTGCTCAAGCATAATCCGAATCCTTCTGAAGAAGAGATTCGCGAGGGACTTGAGGGTGTCATTTGCCGATGCACAGGCTATCAAAACATCGTTAAGGCCGTCCAATACGCCGCAAGAAAACTCGGCGAACGCGAGGTTGAAGTTGAGATCGCCACGGCGGCTCCAGGGGCGGAAGCGTGA
- a CDS encoding molybdopterin-dependent oxidoreductase, with translation MARVFGSTLKRREDPRLITGNGQYSEDIQLPGMLYASVVRSPHAHAKIVSVNTDAAKVLNGVVAVYTGKDLQGRIGTVPTAWLPPDSNIQTPPHEVLAVNKVRYVGDGIALVVAENRYVARDAVDLIKVTYEVLPAVVEQEEAMQDGAPILHSGVQHNVAFHWQAGNATDEVFDNAEVVIKHRFRQQRLIPNPMEPRAATAQYNPATGEMTVWATSQNPHIHRFLLSGILGIPEHKLRIVSVDVGGGFGAKIACYPDEAMVAFAARELKRPVKWVEDRRENFLITTHGRDMVLDVEFAGTKDGDFTGIRVKNVANMGAYLSTAGPGVPTILFGLIVPGAYKIPYAGVDVYGVFTNTTPTDAYRGAGRPEATYLLERMVDLFAAEIGIDPVEIRRRNLIPADEFPYNTAMGLEYDSGNYEGALAKALQMVGYDELRRKQQELRAKGRYLGLGVTTYVEICGLGPSQVAGAVGFQGGLWESATVRVHPTGKVTVFTGASPHGQGEETTFAQIVAERLGVPFDDIEVVHGDTNRIAMGWGTYGSRTTPVGGNAVAVAVDKVVEKAKQIAAHMLEVAVDDVRFDDGTFNVEGAPSRKVSIQDVTLQAYLAWNLPPGVEPALEGTAFYDPVNFVYPFGTHICVVEVDVATGEIDVQKYVAVDDCGRVINPMVAEGQVHGGIVQGIGQALWEGAVYDEQGQLVTGTFMDYAMPKARFFKHFETAFTETPAPQNPLGVKGIGETGTIASTPTVVNAVMDALRPFGVTDIAMPLTPERVWKAVQQGRSQA, from the coding sequence ATGGCACGAGTATTCGGATCGACGCTGAAGCGTCGTGAAGACCCACGGCTGATAACTGGGAACGGGCAGTATTCAGAGGACATTCAACTTCCAGGCATGTTGTATGCCAGTGTTGTCAGAAGCCCGCACGCACACGCCAAGATTGTCAGTGTAAATACTGACGCGGCGAAAGTCTTGAATGGTGTTGTTGCCGTGTACACCGGGAAGGACCTGCAAGGTCGAATCGGAACGGTGCCCACGGCGTGGCTGCCGCCGGACAGTAATATCCAGACTCCGCCACACGAGGTTCTCGCCGTCAATAAGGTTCGTTATGTTGGCGACGGCATCGCACTGGTTGTGGCTGAAAACCGCTATGTGGCAAGGGACGCTGTGGATTTGATTAAAGTGACGTACGAGGTATTGCCAGCCGTGGTTGAACAGGAAGAGGCGATGCAGGATGGCGCTCCAATCCTCCACAGTGGCGTCCAGCACAATGTCGCTTTCCACTGGCAGGCTGGCAATGCCACAGATGAGGTGTTCGACAACGCCGAGGTCGTCATCAAGCATCGCTTCCGGCAACAGCGGCTCATCCCCAACCCCATGGAGCCGCGAGCCGCAACCGCCCAGTACAATCCGGCCACCGGCGAGATGACGGTGTGGGCGACGTCGCAAAACCCGCACATTCATCGCTTTCTGTTGAGCGGCATTCTCGGTATTCCGGAACACAAGTTGCGCATCGTGTCTGTTGATGTAGGGGGCGGATTCGGCGCCAAAATCGCCTGCTATCCGGATGAGGCAATGGTCGCCTTTGCGGCCCGTGAGTTGAAGAGGCCTGTTAAATGGGTCGAAGACCGCCGTGAAAATTTCCTCATCACAACGCATGGGCGCGACATGGTTCTAGACGTAGAGTTTGCAGGCACGAAGGATGGGGATTTTACCGGAATACGCGTCAAAAACGTGGCAAACATGGGGGCGTATTTGTCCACGGCCGGACCAGGTGTGCCGACCATCCTTTTTGGCTTGATTGTTCCTGGTGCTTACAAGATTCCGTACGCGGGGGTGGACGTTTACGGCGTGTTTACCAATACCACCCCGACCGATGCTTACCGCGGAGCAGGACGTCCCGAAGCGACTTACTTGCTTGAGCGGATGGTGGACTTGTTTGCAGCGGAGATAGGTATCGATCCCGTTGAAATAAGGCGCCGCAACCTCATCCCTGCGGATGAGTTCCCCTATAACACAGCGATGGGCCTCGAGTACGACAGTGGAAACTATGAAGGCGCGCTCGCCAAGGCGTTGCAGATGGTTGGCTATGACGAATTGCGGCGGAAACAGCAAGAGTTGCGTGCGAAAGGTCGCTATCTAGGCCTTGGTGTGACCACGTACGTCGAGATCTGCGGACTCGGTCCGTCGCAAGTGGCTGGTGCGGTTGGTTTCCAGGGCGGACTCTGGGAGAGTGCCACCGTCCGCGTGCACCCGACCGGCAAGGTCACGGTATTTACGGGGGCATCACCGCACGGTCAGGGTGAGGAAACCACATTCGCGCAGATTGTTGCAGAGCGCCTTGGTGTTCCCTTTGACGACATCGAGGTTGTACACGGAGACACAAACCGCATTGCAATGGGATGGGGTACCTACGGTTCTCGCACCACTCCGGTTGGCGGTAATGCCGTCGCAGTGGCTGTTGACAAAGTCGTGGAGAAAGCGAAACAGATTGCGGCCCATATGCTTGAGGTGGCTGTGGATGATGTCCGCTTTGACGATGGCACGTTCAATGTTGAGGGCGCGCCGAGTCGAAAAGTCAGCATTCAGGACGTCACCCTGCAGGCGTATTTAGCTTGGAACTTGCCCCCTGGAGTAGAGCCAGCACTTGAAGGTACTGCTTTCTATGATCCCGTTAACTTCGTCTACCCGTTCGGCACGCACATCTGTGTGGTCGAGGTCGATGTTGCAACAGGTGAGATTGACGTACAAAAATACGTTGCTGTCGATGATTGCGGCCGAGTTATCAACCCCATGGTTGCAGAAGGACAGGTGCATGGCGGGATTGTCCAGGGTATCGGGCAGGCGCTCTGGGAAGGTGCCGTCTACGACGAGCAGGGCCAACTTGTGACCGGAACCTTTATGGACTATGCGATGCCAAAAGCGCGGTTCTTTAAACACTTCGAGACTGCGTTTACAGAGACTCCGGCGCCGCAAAATCCACTCGGTGTCAAAGGGATTGGGGAAACAGGAACAATCGCCTCGACACCTACGGTGGTGAACGCTGTGATGGACGCGTTGCGCCCATTTGGTGTGACAGACATCGCAATGCCGCTGACCCCGGAACGCGTCTGGAAAGCTGTTCAACAAGGGAGGAGTCAAGCGTGA